A stretch of Miscanthus floridulus cultivar M001 chromosome 13, ASM1932011v1, whole genome shotgun sequence DNA encodes these proteins:
- the LOC136500437 gene encoding serine/threonine-protein kinase RIPK-like: MSATAQPWGSLLCCVRGSRSRRRDRGERLLLLPSSTSASRVSLSSLSSSGTLTPEDLSVTLSGSNLHAFTYAELRAVTGGFSRANYLGSGGFGPVYRGRVDAGLRKGLDAQQVAVKYLDLDGTGTQGHREWLAEVFFLGQLRHDNLVKLVGYCYEDEHRMLVYEYMSNQSLEKHLFRSLDGSMPWMRRMKIAVGAARGLAFLHDADTPVIYRDFKASNILLDEDYNTKLSDFGLAKDGPQGDATHVTTRVMGTNGYAAPEYIMTGHLTAKSDVYSFGVVLLELLTGRRSVDRARRPREQSLVDWARPYLKKPDKLYRVMDPAMECQYSCRGAERAAMVAYKCLSQNPKSRPTMREVVQSLEPVLDMDDYLQIGPFVFTVLVEDGDGKSNDGGEGKVVHGEKVDVTIETTVEEKKQSHQDRHRQKFPNSVVHADVVLHHRDGGELGPHISALRRHRRTSSYVKERGA, translated from the exons ATGTCTGCGACGGCGCAGCCGTGGGGGTCGCTGCTCTGCTGCGTGAGGGGCAGCCGCAGCCGGAGGAGGGACCGGGGGGAGCGGCTCCTGCTGCTGCCGTCCTCGACGTCGGCGTCGCGGGTGTCGCTGTCGAGCCTCAGCTCATCGGGGACGCTGACGCCCGAGGACCTGTCCGTGACGCTGTCCGGGTCCAACCTGCACGCCTTCACGTACGCCGAGCTGAGGGCCGTCACGGGGGGCTTCTCCCGCGCCAACTACCTGGGATCCGGCGGGTTCGGCCCCGTCTACAGGGGCCGCGTCGACGCCGGCCTGCGCAAAGGGCTGGACGCGCAGCAGGTGGCCGTCAAGTACCTCGACCTCGACGGCACCGGCACGCAGGGCCACCGGGAGTGGCTCGCCGAGGTCTTCTTCCTCGGCCAGCTCCGGCACGACAACCTGGTCAAGCTCGTCGGGTACTGCTACGAGGATGAGCACCGGATGCTGGTGTACGAGTACATGAGCAACCAGAGCCTCGAGAAGCACCTCTTCAGAA GTCTCGACGGCTCCatgccatggatgaggaggatgAAGATCGCCGTCGGCGCGGCCAGGGGCCTCGCCTTCCTCCACGACGCAGACACGCCGGTGATCTACCGGGACTTCAAGGCCTCCAACATCCTGCTTGACGAG GACTACAACACCAAGTTGTCGGACTTCGGGCTCGCCAAGGACGGGCCTCAGGGCGACGCGACCCATGTCACAACGCGCGTGATGGGGACAAACGGATACGCGGCGCCAGAGTACATCATGACGGGGCACCTGACCGCCAAGAGCGACGTCTACAGCTTCGGGGTGGTGCTCCTGGAGCTCCTGACGGGCCGGCGGTCTGTCGACCGGGCTCGGCGGCCCAGGGAGCAGAGCCTGGTGGATTGGGCCAGGCCCTACCTCAAGAAGCCCGACAAGCTGTACCGGGTCATGGACCCGGCCATGGAGTGCCAGTACTCGTGCCGAGGGGCTGAACGGGCTGCTATGGTGGCGTACAAGTGCCTGAGCCAGAACCCGAAGTCTAGGCCCACCATGAGGGAGGTGGTCCAGTCCCTGGAGCCCGTCCTGGACATGGACGACTACCTCCAGATCGGCCCGTTTGTGTTCACCGTCCTAGTGGAAGATGGCGACGGCAAGAGCAACGACGGTGGCGAAGGCAAGGTTGTTCACGGGGAGAAGGTTGACGTGACGATAGAGACGACGGTGGAGGAGAAGAAGCAGAGCCACCAGGACCGGCACCGGCAGAAGTTCCCCAACTCGGTGGTCCATGCTGACGTGGTGCTGCATCACCGGGACGGCGGCGAACTCGGGCCGCACATTAGCGCGCTGCGGCGGCACCGGAGGACGTCCAGCTACGTCAAAGAGAGAGGGGCGTAG